A single window of Culicoides brevitarsis isolate CSIRO-B50_1 chromosome 3, AGI_CSIRO_Cbre_v1, whole genome shotgun sequence DNA harbors:
- the LOC134833506 gene encoding pyridoxal-dependent decarboxylase domain-containing protein 1, whose translation MTEELMNNTTKPKITEIPAVNVRNSLESLSRLESSASQVVHRLESLKTATEENVTNSNAAAAPTYYFHPDKKLPSEILTSLEALVSQPYDPDSDEIAEYPLPPLDEMSHLVLVSHSITSYLSYLNRRQLMKVTSKILTDTGRWLSQMFRYVDCAASYHKDSSECLVRAIRLAMAAKFPNYYENGVKSLPDVSLYISENSSPLILQFACRQIGLPVSSIIVVPCSNAPGCAGTMDIAALQKLISFDVTVKRVPLFLVANLGASLLGESDNILKLQELCHANQIWLHGRGHNLASMILGQGALDSNTTICDSMTLNLSNWFGVPAVPSVLLYKPVANISPAMLFDSDPLLSRYLSAISVWMMLQSMGREAISDRILAAFQSCKAFYDIVSKVNGLQVLSKVPAANVPITELLNKPLNVALLFDTAVPVVVFKFDLDLKELNKDSEASNDKTADINASYIDRLNSWLGQILQRDSSQIELEIIDHGKHGTCIRFCPLELGIGELPPPEEYLESFATSIDAQVEILRATVKHKQTFNRLVRENPVLQLVELSDWAGLGGVRYVPEFIDATTDGDESKQELNKLNNHLVDQLRATDSAFSLGEADGMTCVRFGMVTEDTDVNELLELVVDAGQSIQEDSKVLDSMSEIVKKGIEAATLDLQRENEEKLWQEGILRHVPVFGHFVNWFSPPPKEGGIKGRSLNLQQGVVETTENIYKYHMQLPSGVPATGQNSSGHTPLSGHSRSESQSSATNTQTTTKPLPGQTQQQLEPIPMSEETPTEDNKPAEATKDATE comes from the exons atgacGGAAGAACTGATGAACAACACcacaaaaccaaaaataacagaaattcCTGCAGTAAAC GTCCGCAATAGTTTGGAGAGTTTATCGCGTCTCGAGAGCTCCGCTAGTCAAGTCGTGCATCGCTTGGAAAGTCTCAAAACTGCCACAGAGGAAAATGTCACGAATAGCAATGCAGCGGCGGCTCCCACATATTATTTTCATCCCGACAAGAAACTCCCGTCGGAGATTTTGACGAGTCTCGAGGCGCTCGTGTCACAACCTTACGACCCGGATAGCGACGAAATTGCGGAATATCCGTTGCCGCCGCTCGACGAAATGAGTCATTTGGTGCTGGTTTCGCACTCGATTACCTCGTACCTCAGCTACTTGAATCGGCGGCAACTGATGAAAGTGACGTCGAAAATTCTTACAGACACCGGGCGATGGTTGAGTCAAATGTTCCGGTACGTGGATTGCGCTGCGAGTTACCACAAGGACAGTAGTGAGTGTTTGGTGCGCGCAATTCGTCTCGCAATGGCCGCGAAATTCCCGAATTACTACGAAAATGGCGTCAAATCGTTGCCCGACGTGAGTTTGTACATTTCTGAGAATTCGTCGCCTTTAATTTTGCAGTTTGCATGTCGCCAAATCGGATTGCCGGTGAGTTCGATAATTGTGGTGCCGTGTAGTAATGCGCCCGGATGTGCGGGAACGATGGATATCGCTGCTTTACAAAAGTTGATAAGCTTTGATGTGACCGTAAAACGAGTTCCGTTGTTTTTAGTAGCGAATTTGGGAGCTTCGTTGCTCGGAGAGTCGGATAATATTCTGAAACTTCAAGAATTGTGTCACGCAAATCAGATTTGGCTCCACGGCAGAGGTCATAATTTGGCATCTATGATACTGGGACAAGGAGCTCTCGACTCAAATACCACAATTTGTGACTCCATGACCCTAAATTTGTCGAATTGGTTCGGAGTACCTGCCGTGCCGTCGGTTTTGTTGTACAAACCTGTCGCTAATATCTCGCCTGCGATGCTTTTTGACTCGGATCCGCTCCTTTCGCGCTATTTATCCGCCATTTCTGTATGGATGATGTTACAATCCATGGGACGAGAAGCAATATCTGACCGAATTTTGGCAGCATTTCAATCGTGCAAGGCTTTTTACGACATCGTATCGAAAGTAAATGGCCTCCAAGTGCTCAGCAAAGTACCGGCAGCCAATGTTCCCATCACGGAACTCTTAAATAAACCCTTGAACGTCGCTTTACTCTTCGATACTGCCGTTCCCGTGGTCGTTTTCAAGTTCGACCTTGACTTGAAAGAGCTCAATAAAGACTCGGAAGCCTCAAATGACAAAACTGCCGACATTAACGCCTCCTACATCGATCGTTTGAACTCCTGGCTCGGACAAATCCTGCAACGAGATAGCAGTCAAATCGAATTAGAGATTATCGATCATGGCAAACACGGGACTTGTATTCGTTTTTGTCCCTTGGAACTGGGAATCGGTGAATTACCGCCGCCAGAAGAGTATTTGGAGAGTTTTGCGACGTCAATTGATGCGCAAGTCGAGATTTTGCGAGCAACGGTGAAGCACAAACAGACATTCAACCGGCTCGTGAGGGAAAATCCCGTTTTGCAGCTCGTCGAATTGAGTGATTGGGCGGGCTTAGGAGGCGTTCGGTACGTTCCGGAGTTTATTGATGCCACAACGGATGGGGATGAGTCGAAACAGGAACTGAATAAGTTGAATAATCATCTCGTGGATCAATTAAGAGCGACGGATTCGGCATTTTCGCTGGGAGAAGCGGATGGCATGACGTGTGTGCGGTTCGGGATGGTCACGGAAGACACGGATGTGAATGAATTGCTGGAACTGGTAGTGGATGCGGGACAATCCATTCAAGAGGACTCCAAGGTGCTCGATAGTATGTcggaaattgtgaaaaaa ggaatTGAGGCTGCCACCCTTGACTTGCAAcgagaaaacgaagaaaaattatggcAAGAAGGCATTTTGCGACACGTTCCTGTGTTTGGTCACTTTGTCAATTGGTTCTCGCCTCCGCCTAAAGAAGGCGGCATCAAAGGTAGAAGCCTAAATTTGCAACAGGGAGTCGTTGAGacaacagaaaatatttacaa ATATCACATGCAACTTCCGAGCGGCGTACCTGCAACAGGTCAAAATTCGTCGGGACACACGCCGCTAAGTGGTCACAGCAGAAGCGAGTCACAAAGTAGCGCGACAAATACACAAACAACGACAAAACCATTGCCAGGACAAACGCAACAACAGCTCGAACCGATTCCCATGAGCGAAGAGACACCCACTGAAGACAATAAACCCGCGGAAGCGACGAAAGATGCGACGGAATGA
- the LOC134833816 gene encoding uncharacterized protein C15orf61 homolog translates to MISQLRPRVSQVLTAYLKQTGEPPWTSYFIKYADIHDNGREHFGFSHFNWTLDTGTNYHILRTGCWPYMKYHCTKRPRQDLSFDDKFFRFIKVINFGLPCLFYGLAAKYLIRHKEEVFVEGFKDPVPIYFLYEEDKGSQY, encoded by the coding sequence ATGATCTCCCAACTTCGTCCCCGTGTCTCACAAGTACTGACAGCCTACCTAAAGCAAACGGGCGAACCTCCATGGACCTCATACTTCATCAAATACGCCGACATCCACGACAACGGCAGAGAACACTTTGGATTTTCGCACTTTAACTGGACTCTCGATACCGGAACAAATTATCACATTTTGCGCACCGGTTGCTGGCCTTACATGAAATATCATTGCACAAAAAGACCGCGACAGGATCTCTCGTTCGACGACAAATTCTTCCGCTTCATCAAAGTCATCAATTTCGGATTGCCGTGCTTGTTTTATGGCCTTGCCGCGAAATATTTGATCCGACACAAGGAAGAAGTTTTCGTGGAAGGCTTTAAAGATCCCGTgccgatttattttttgtacgagGAAGACAAGGGAAGCCAATACTGA
- the LOC134833814 gene encoding WD repeat-containing protein 89, producing MKQNEKFVQESSDEEDPVPDFDTCDENELNRLFKRLEPFEIQVGQDLKEYILHLTTTSSTKTLLATGSSTGIVQLYDVTTQKGLVTPKTISKDDVLLSGLKFDPTNDNILYVNRVSGECKSYDLRSNEVIHAYFDDSSGTKKPFSCMDVNQNGRILCCGTEKIRGDAFLLFFDTRQRQLLGGYWESHEDDITNIKFHPKNPDSVASSSTDGLLNVYDIKQSTEDDALLVSFNTESSPSQAFWYKKDNLDHLACITDTNDLQLFNVETQDKVHEFKRSEIATQLKRNSPIDCCLLGCYVEKDDVFFVGTSNFNKGECLRSLKLSQKMTLEPSYNFVRANQIFRCAEYNEKAKILFTGGEDGRVQLWNLDDSLPSDGQNLKEKSKLSEKPHKKVKPY from the exons atgaaacaAAACGAGAAATTTGTTCAAGAAAGTAGCGATGAAGAAGATCCCGTACCAGATTTCGACACTTGTGACGAAAATGAGCTCAATCGACTCTTCAAACGGCTTGAACCCTTCGAAATTCAAGTTGGACAGGACTTGAAGGAGTATATTTTGCATCTAACGACCACAAGCAG tacaaaaaccCTTCTTGCCACGGGAAGTTCAACCGGAATTGTCCAACTTTACGACGTTACAACACAAAAAGGACTCGTCACGCCAAAAACTATCTCCAAAGATGATGTTTTGTTGTCTGGATTGAAGTTTGACCCAACAAACGATAACATTTTGTACGTTAATCGTGTCTCTGGCGAGTGTAAAAGTTACGATTTGAGAAGTAACGAGGTCATTCACGCCTATTTTGATGACTCAAGTGGTACAAAGAAGCCTTTTTCATGCATGGATGTCAATCAAAACGGCAGAATTTTATGTTGTGGCACCGAAAAAATACGAGGCGATGcgtttttactcttttttgaTACGAGACAACGTCAATTGCTGGGCGGTTATTGGGAAAGTCACGAAGATGACATCAcaaat atCAAATTCCATCCAAAAAATCCTGATTCCGTGGCAAGTTCAAGTACCGATGGGCTTCTGAACGTTTATGACATCAAACAATCCACGGAAGATGATGCCTTGTTGGTGTCTTTTAACACGGAAAGTAGTCCCAGTCAAGcattttggtacaaaaaagataatttggaTCATTTGGCGTGCATTACAGACACAAATGACCTTCAATTGTTCAATGTGGAGACGCAAGATAAGGTTCACGAGTTCAAACGAAGTGAAATTGCGACACAATTGAAGAGAAATTCCCCGATTGATTGCTGTTTGCTTGGATGTTATGTCGAAAAAGATGATGTTTTCTTCGTTGGAAcgtcaaattttaacaaagg GGAATGTCTTCGAAGcttaaaattatcacaaaaaatgactCTTGAGCCTTCTTACAACTTCGTTCGAGCCAATCAGATCTTCAGATGTGctgaatataatgaaaaagctaaaattctGTTCACTGGAGGCGAAGACGGGCGCGTTCAATTGTGGAATTTGGACGATTCCCTTCCATCTGACGGTCAAAATCTCaaggaaaaatcaaaattgagtgaaaagccacacaaaaaagttaaacctTACTAA
- the LOC134833815 gene encoding protein CWC15 homolog has translation MTTAARPTFDPARGGQGRGEKDLSALSKQYSSRDLPGHTKLKYREQGQSTSEELRSRDFRKDLEERERSEKSSSSSSSSKRPLPPVVQRAIEQNKKQKVAVSLDQDDPVDSENSDSDDSDDDTAALLAELNKIKRERAQEQAKKEMEKKQEEEKIRMENILSGNPLLNYSAGAKAGDLKVKRRWDDDVVFKNCARSEPEKKGANFINDSLRSEFHKKFMEKYIK, from the exons atgacGACAGCTGCGAGACCAACATTCGATCCAGCcagag GTGGTCAAGGTCGTGGCGAGAAGGATTTGAGTGCTCTTTCGAAGCAATATTCGAGCCGTGACTTGCCAGGACACACGAAACTCAAATATCGCGAGCAAGGTCAAAGCACCAGCGAAGAATTGCGTAGCCGTGACTTCCGCAAGGACTTGGAAGAGCGTGAACGCAGCGAAAAATCTTCCTCTTCGTCGTCTTCGAGCAAACGTCCCCTGCCTCCGGTCGTTCAACGTGCCAtcgagcaaaataaaaagcaaaaagttGCAGTCAGCTTGGATCAAGATGATCCCGTTGACAGCGAAAATTCAGATTCGGACGACTCGGATGACGATACTGCGGCTTTGCTGGcggaattgaacaaaattaagcGAGAACGGGCACAAGAGCAAGCAAAGAAGGAAATGGAGAAGAAACAGGAGGAGGAGAAAATTcgcatggaaaatattttgtcgggAAATCCGCTGTTGAATTACTCGGCAGGAGCAAAAGCGGGCGATTTGAAGGTGAAGAGACGATGGGATGACGATGTGGTGTTTAAGAATTGCGCACGAAGTGAACCGGAGAAAAAAGGAGCAAATTTCATCAATGACTCGTTACGCTCGGAATTCCACaagaaattcatggaaaagtaCATTAAGTAA